In Peromyscus eremicus chromosome 2, PerEre_H2_v1, whole genome shotgun sequence, a single genomic region encodes these proteins:
- the Decr1 gene encoding 2,4-dienoyl-CoA reductase [(3E)-enoyl-CoA-producing], mitochondrial has translation MALQGLAFFTRVSRLPGDPGPLRFFSYGTKTLYQSIDAPQSKFFLPLLKPMLPPNTFQGKVAFITGGGTGLGKAMTTFLSSLGAQCVIASRNIDVLKATAEEISSKTGNKVHAIRCDVRDPDMVHNTVLELIKVAGHPDVVINNAAGNFISPSERLSPNAWKTITDIVLNGTAYVTLEVGKQLIKAQKGAAFLAITTIYAESGSGFVMPSSSAKSGVEAMNKSLAAEWGRYGMRFNIIQPGPIKTKGAFSRLDPTGRFEKEMIERIPCGRLGTVEELANLATFLCSDYASWINGAVIRFDGGEEVFLSGEFNSLKKVTKEEWDLMEGLIRKTKGS, from the exons ATGGCGCTGCAGGGCCTTGCGTTCTTTACCCGGGTGTCCCGCCTGCCCGGCGATCCGGGTCCTCTGAGG tttttcagttATGGAACAAAAACACTGTATCAAAGCATTGATGCTCCACAGTCTAAATTCTTCCTGCCCCTCTTAAAGCCTATGCTACCACCTAATACTTTTCAAGGAAAAGTGGCTTTCATCACTGGAGGAGGTACTGGCCTTGGCAAGGCAATGACGACTTTCCTGTCTAGCCTGGGTGCCCAGTGTGTGATAGCCAGCAG GAATATTGATGTTTTGAAAGCTACTGCGGAGGAGATTTCTTCTAAAACTGGAAATAAG GTTCATGCAATTCGGTGTGATGTACGGGATCCTGATATGGTGCATAACACCGTGCTGGAGCTGATAAAGGTTGCAGGGCATCCTGAT gtGGTGATAAACAACGCAGCAGGGAATTTTATTTCTCCCAGTGAAAGACTGTCTCCTAATGCTTGGAAGACCATAACTGACATAGTTCTCAATGGCACAGCCTATGTGACTCTGGAAGTTGGAAAGCAGCTAATTAAAGCACAGAAAG GAGCTGCATTTCTTGCTATCACTACCATCTATGCTGAGAGTGGATCAGGCTTCGTAATGCCAAGTTCTTCAGCCAAATCAGGCGTGGAAGCCATGAATAA ATCTCTTGCAGCTGAATGGGGTAGATATGGAATGCGATTCAATATAATTCAGCCGGGGCCTATAAAAACCAAA gGTGCCTTTAGCCGTTTGGACCCAACTGGAAGATTTGAGAAAGAAATGATTGAAAGAATTCCCTGTGGTCGGCTGGGGACTGTGGAGGAACTTGCAAATCTAGCCACTTTTCTTTGCAGCGATTATGCCTCTTGGATTAATGGGGCG GTCATCAGATTTGATGGTGGAGAGGAAGTATTTCTGTCAGGTGAATTCAACTCTCTAAAGAAG GTCACCAAGGAGGAGTGGGACTTGATGGAAGGACTCATCAGGAAGACAAAAGGCTCCTAA